The Paenibacillus sp. FSL R7-0204 genome includes a region encoding these proteins:
- a CDS encoding GGDEF domain-containing protein, whose product MASQLYVYLSMWGHRPELSDKPYLVRHIWIPDAILFALLLILEAVHKYKPLLSEFSIILGSHLCGIVFILNLSSEYHVKPLIMLLPLLVSMIYLRENYLRASSVICLIYIIILFLNTSITDYTLRIQNIIITLILAGTSLAGFGVIARGKDLMRSLENSLKSEQELRIQNIIMDRLSKIDPLTDLYNHKTFHEYLGWLIDHQQSNPFPMQLAIIDIDNFKKVNDRYGHWVGDIVLRQVAAVMLQYIGSDDFAARYGGEEFVIILTAKTLEDSSRIMENILAGIASLPISEMDNKSVTVSIGMHEYNGGDSKSSIFQQADDALYEAKKTGKNKIIIL is encoded by the coding sequence ATGGCAAGCCAGCTATATGTTTACTTATCCATGTGGGGCCACCGGCCCGAGTTGTCCGACAAGCCATATCTCGTTAGGCATATCTGGATTCCAGATGCTATTCTGTTCGCCCTGCTGCTGATTCTGGAGGCTGTCCATAAATACAAGCCACTGTTATCCGAATTCTCAATTATTCTTGGAAGCCACCTGTGCGGTATCGTGTTCATCCTGAATCTTAGTTCCGAATATCATGTGAAGCCGCTGATTATGCTGCTTCCGCTGCTGGTATCCATGATCTATCTGAGGGAGAATTATCTGAGGGCTTCCTCTGTGATCTGCCTGATCTACATCATCATACTATTTCTGAACACCTCTATTACCGATTACACGCTACGCATCCAGAACATCATTATCACCCTGATCTTAGCCGGAACCTCCCTGGCCGGCTTCGGTGTAATAGCCCGGGGCAAGGATCTTATGCGCTCGCTGGAGAATTCGTTGAAGTCAGAGCAAGAGCTGCGCATCCAGAATATTATTATGGACCGGCTGTCCAAGATCGACCCGCTGACCGACCTGTACAACCATAAGACCTTTCATGAGTACCTGGGCTGGCTGATTGACCATCAGCAGAGCAATCCTTTTCCGATGCAGCTGGCTATTATTGATATCGACAATTTCAAAAAGGTCAATGACCGGTACGGGCACTGGGTCGGAGACATCGTTCTGCGGCAGGTCGCCGCTGTCATGCTCCAGTATATCGGCTCGGATGATTTCGCAGCCCGGTACGGCGGGGAGGAATTCGTGATTATTCTGACAGCCAAGACGCTGGAGGATTCAAGCCGCATTATGGAGAATATTCTCGCAGGAATTGCGAGCCTCCCGATCAGCGAAATGGACAATAAATCGGTTACCGTGAGCATCGGAATGCATGAATATAACGGTGGGGATTCCAAAAGCTCTATCTTTCAGCAGGCGGACGACGCCCTGTACGAGGCCAAGAAGACCGGCAAGAACAAAATCATCATTCTGTAA
- a CDS encoding EAL domain-containing protein translates to MKRCKLLLLISIVLMLAHPAAAYAERQEIKYQAELEYPPYKYIQNGYLTGFDIDLTSMVFEKNEYLVHYSTGNWEQTYRRLTGGGIDTTGLMAVSEERKQDILFSKPVLKSYISVYSRPGLQGEVTLGTLRKYKIGVGKGQYAETILQNEAGIPPSEYIEYATVPDALEALRQGEIDLLFENQGVVDYLIVEQGLTGNIIRKISNLYPQDVAYGISKSKPELVSYVNARLEHLVSSGAFEELYQQYFFVHSDHYNEKMRNRIFTVFSIGTILLVFGAVLLRMYIRRLRRTIHSEQEFFKDVIENTGVIVWAVHGDKRSVRFNKYAELMTGLKEKEVLGVSIDELPLEAGAAVLRDLLARAAARDYVTNVELRLPGHSPGAHYFSVRTALIKGMDEQAEDIFVLVGIDIDERKQNELKLQLSYEELESTYEELAATEVELQDQFNKLGVSERRFRLASEGSGAYMWELDWDSGFYKLSDRWYEVMGYTEAGINSFEGGVLSIIHPDDQESARKARQEHLTGLTPIYETEYRMRTGQGEYIWFEVRGKAIVDPKDQIVLFLGSLIDISKRKQAEFKLNNSYQELEATYEQLTATQQEIVGQYDMLLENQKNMHRLAYMDSLSNLPNRLCLLETMESYFRRTGGSAALLFVDMDNFKYINDTLGHKSGDILIRKASERLQSVVRKEDMLSRLGGDEFVIFLKDIESRVDVLNLAEDIMRAFRKSFLIGESNLYVSSSIGISFYPEDGETTEEILKNADVAMYRAKEEGKSTYVVYDKSMHTAFNDRMNIEKHLRSAMINNEFELHYQPQVQMETGLISGFEALIRWNSPVLGFVSPLTFIKVAEDSRLIIYIGEWVLREACKFMNSIHQRTGIPYKISVNISIIQLLQDDFVEIVLDSLEESGLAASSLELEITESIFMESFGSTVSKLEFLKSRGIRIALDDFGTGYSSLSYLQQLPISTLKMDKIFIDSLADKAFSESFVQTIIILGHKMGLDVIAEGVEDASQWAFLQEAHCDKVQGYLISRPVPQRQVMELLAPQRRYGAEELE, encoded by the coding sequence ATGAAGCGGTGTAAATTGTTGCTTCTAATTAGCATTGTGCTCATGCTTGCACACCCCGCTGCCGCTTATGCCGAAAGACAGGAAATTAAATATCAGGCAGAACTGGAGTATCCACCTTATAAGTACATACAGAATGGTTATCTGACGGGCTTCGATATTGATCTGACAAGCATGGTCTTTGAGAAGAATGAGTATCTCGTTCACTACAGCACCGGGAATTGGGAGCAGACGTACCGGAGGCTGACCGGGGGCGGGATTGATACTACCGGGCTGATGGCTGTCAGCGAGGAGAGGAAGCAGGACATTCTTTTCTCGAAACCCGTGCTAAAAAGCTATATTTCCGTCTATTCGCGTCCTGGACTCCAGGGTGAGGTGACGCTGGGCACACTCCGTAAGTACAAGATCGGTGTTGGTAAAGGACAATATGCAGAGACCATCCTGCAGAACGAGGCGGGTATCCCGCCATCAGAATACATAGAATATGCAACTGTACCGGATGCGCTGGAGGCTCTGCGTCAGGGTGAGATCGACCTGCTGTTCGAGAATCAGGGGGTGGTCGATTATCTGATTGTAGAACAAGGCTTAACCGGTAATATTATCCGCAAAATCAGCAATTTGTATCCGCAGGATGTGGCCTATGGCATCAGCAAGTCCAAGCCGGAGCTGGTGTCCTACGTCAATGCAAGGCTTGAGCATCTGGTAAGCTCCGGTGCCTTCGAAGAGCTGTATCAGCAGTATTTCTTCGTGCATTCCGACCATTATAATGAAAAGATGCGTAACCGGATTTTTACCGTGTTCTCCATCGGAACCATTCTGCTGGTATTCGGTGCAGTCCTGCTCCGGATGTATATCCGGCGGCTGCGCCGTACGATTCACTCTGAACAGGAATTCTTCAAGGATGTGATCGAGAACACCGGGGTGATTGTGTGGGCTGTTCACGGGGACAAACGGAGCGTGCGCTTCAATAAATATGCCGAGCTGATGACCGGGCTGAAGGAGAAGGAGGTGCTGGGCGTAAGCATAGATGAGCTGCCTCTGGAAGCCGGAGCCGCTGTGCTTAGGGATCTTCTTGCCAGAGCGGCAGCCCGGGATTATGTGACCAATGTCGAGCTGAGACTTCCGGGCCACTCTCCGGGTGCGCATTATTTCTCCGTCCGCACGGCCCTCATTAAGGGAATGGACGAGCAGGCGGAGGATATCTTCGTGCTGGTCGGCATCGATATCGATGAACGCAAGCAGAATGAGCTTAAGCTGCAGCTCAGCTACGAGGAGCTGGAGTCCACTTATGAGGAGCTGGCGGCCACAGAGGTAGAGCTGCAGGATCAGTTCAATAAGCTGGGGGTCAGCGAACGGCGGTTCCGCCTGGCCTCGGAAGGCTCGGGCGCGTACATGTGGGAGCTGGACTGGGACAGCGGCTTCTACAAGCTCTCGGACCGGTGGTACGAGGTGATGGGATATACCGAGGCGGGGATCAACTCCTTCGAGGGAGGTGTCCTCAGCATTATTCACCCGGACGATCAGGAATCCGCGCGCAAGGCCAGACAGGAGCATCTTACCGGACTGACCCCGATCTATGAAACCGAATACCGGATGAGAACGGGACAAGGTGAGTACATCTGGTTCGAAGTACGGGGCAAGGCGATCGTTGATCCGAAGGATCAGATTGTCCTGTTCCTCGGCTCCCTGATCGACATCAGTAAGCGCAAGCAAGCCGAATTCAAGCTGAATAACAGCTATCAGGAGCTGGAGGCGACCTATGAGCAGCTTACAGCGACCCAGCAGGAGATTGTAGGGCAATATGATATGCTGCTGGAGAATCAGAAGAATATGCACCGCCTGGCGTATATGGATTCGCTCAGCAATCTTCCGAACCGGCTCTGTCTGCTTGAGACGATGGAGAGTTATTTCCGCCGGACGGGCGGCAGTGCGGCGCTGCTTTTTGTAGATATGGATAATTTCAAATACATCAATGACACGCTTGGACACAAGTCCGGCGATATTCTGATCCGCAAGGCCAGTGAGCGTCTCCAGTCTGTTGTGCGTAAGGAGGATATGCTGTCGCGGCTGGGCGGAGATGAATTTGTAATTTTCCTCAAGGATATTGAGAGCCGGGTGGATGTGCTTAATCTGGCCGAGGATATTATGCGTGCGTTCCGCAAGTCTTTTCTTATCGGTGAGAGCAATTTGTATGTATCCTCCAGCATCGGGATCTCCTTCTACCCGGAAGACGGCGAGACGACGGAAGAGATTCTGAAGAATGCCGATGTAGCGATGTACCGGGCCAAGGAAGAGGGGAAAAGCACCTATGTCGTATATGATAAATCGATGCATACCGCCTTCAATGACCGGATGAATATTGAGAAGCATCTGCGCAGTGCGATGATTAATAACGAATTCGAGCTGCATTATCAGCCGCAGGTACAGATGGAGACCGGGCTGATCTCAGGCTTCGAGGCTCTGATCCGCTGGAATAGTCCGGTCCTCGGCTTCGTCTCCCCGCTCACCTTCATCAAGGTCGCCGAGGATTCCCGGCTGATTATCTATATTGGCGAATGGGTGCTGCGGGAAGCCTGCAAGTTCATGAACAGCATCCATCAGCGGACCGGCATTCCTTACAAAATATCGGTGAATATCTCCATTATTCAGCTTCTGCAGGATGATTTCGTAGAGATTGTGCTGGACAGTCTGGAGGAGAGCGGCCTTGCGGCATCCAGTCTGGAGCTGGAGATTACAGAGTCCATCTTCATGGAGTCGTTTGGGAGTACGGTCAGCAAGCTGGAGTTCCTGAAGTCCCGGGGGATACGGATTGCCCTGGATGATTTCGGAACGGGGTATTCCTCCCTTAGCTATCTGCAGCAGTTGCCGATCTCTACCCTTAAGATGGATAAAATCTTCATCGATTCCCTGGCCGATAAGGCCTTTAGCGAATCTTTTGTGCAGACGATTATTATTCTGGGCCATAAGATGGGCCTGGATGTAATAGCCGAGGGAGTTGAGGATGCCAGCCAATGGGCTTTCCTCCAGGAGGCACACTGCGATAAGGTGCAGGGATATCTGATCAGCCGGCCGGTGCCGCAGCGCCAGGTGATGGAGTTGCTCGCTCCGCAGCGACGGTATGGGGCGGAGGAGCTGGAATAG
- a CDS encoding LytR/AlgR family response regulator transcription factor, with amino-acid sequence MRAIIVEDEVLARQELTYLIQTHSRIKIAAEFEDGLDALKYLQTDTVDVIFLDINIPSIDGVLLAHNISRFAVKPYIVFITAYKEHAAEAFEIEAFDYILKPYSETRIRAMLQKLEGAIAAGSRQGEEGSVKLGSDKVNLWKNEKIIVVDADEIYYASAQEKTTSVITKGEEYSMALSISEFHTRLPQEQFFRCHRSYLVNLSKIKEIIPWFNNTYLLRLRDLNVEVPVSRSKVKEFRQIMRL; translated from the coding sequence ATGAGAGCGATCATTGTCGAGGATGAAGTGCTGGCAAGACAGGAGCTTACGTATCTGATTCAGACCCACAGCCGGATCAAGATCGCGGCGGAATTCGAGGACGGGCTGGATGCGCTGAAGTATCTGCAGACCGATACGGTGGATGTGATTTTCCTGGATATCAATATCCCTTCGATCGACGGGGTGCTGCTGGCCCATAATATCAGCCGGTTCGCGGTCAAGCCGTATATTGTGTTCATTACAGCCTATAAGGAGCATGCCGCCGAGGCGTTCGAGATTGAAGCGTTCGACTATATTCTGAAGCCCTACAGCGAGACGCGGATCAGAGCGATGCTGCAGAAGCTGGAGGGTGCCATCGCGGCCGGGAGCCGCCAGGGGGAAGAGGGATCGGTGAAGCTGGGCAGCGATAAGGTCAATCTGTGGAAAAATGAAAAGATTATCGTCGTCGATGCAGACGAAATCTATTATGCTTCGGCGCAGGAGAAAACAACGAGTGTTATTACCAAAGGTGAGGAATACAGCATGGCTCTAAGCATCAGCGAATTCCATACCCGCCTGCCGCAGGAGCAGTTCTTCCGCTGCCACCGCTCCTATCTTGTCAATCTGTCCAAAATCAAGGAGATTATCCCCTGGTTCAACAATACCTATCTGCTTAGGCTGCGGGA
- a CDS encoding methyl-accepting chemotaxis protein, translated as MGVRRSKAAIVIILLLGVGLYGLWMEMYWVHKVVYLLLMAALAGFALDMRRGGVIGARQLAESQSKVERLGNEIVVTSDRLHGALEEITRHTEGLQQTADYSHAYEVELQTRSNEAKANIEGAFARMGGVAAVTGQIGELTGRLSAAMQAARTGMAGMVDSLKNTDEVMEELQEQSGDMLGKFTTLSGHIALVEEMNALIVSIGNETSLLALNASIEAARAGEAGRGFAVVAGRIRQLADQSRDSVERSTAVLRDLNHGVRQVLESVTKEQTAVAHGVNEVAKVKQRLGDISARVEEVGVIVRESAAAADRQSRLIEEVTGELSGAVGIVNETIAGVDLTLEQVTRQRSQIGQLNEISASLLLESQTLQQSVNGIAGREAIELGQCSARLEEMQTVLQEIAAKQEMFAADADVHGRVLTACKHKVPDVQAIWSNRTDGTFIYSEPAAGLLNAKRRDWWNGAMAEGQYVSQPYVSAITKRSCITLSRAITNGDGEIVGVVGIDLAV; from the coding sequence ATGGGAGTTCGCCGGAGCAAGGCCGCTATCGTTATTATTTTGTTGCTGGGTGTGGGGTTGTATGGCTTATGGATGGAGATGTACTGGGTACATAAGGTTGTCTATCTGCTGCTGATGGCAGCGCTGGCCGGGTTTGCGCTGGATATGCGCCGGGGCGGAGTGATTGGAGCCCGGCAATTGGCGGAATCACAGAGCAAGGTAGAACGGCTGGGCAATGAGATTGTTGTTACCTCGGACCGGCTGCATGGTGCTCTGGAGGAGATTACCCGCCATACCGAAGGGCTTCAGCAGACAGCGGACTATTCGCATGCCTATGAGGTGGAGCTGCAGACCCGCAGCAATGAGGCGAAGGCCAATATTGAGGGGGCTTTTGCCAGAATGGGCGGAGTAGCAGCGGTTACCGGACAGATTGGAGAGCTGACCGGACGGCTGAGTGCGGCGATGCAGGCAGCGCGTACAGGGATGGCGGGGATGGTGGATTCCCTGAAGAATACCGATGAGGTCATGGAGGAATTGCAGGAGCAGAGCGGAGATATGCTGGGCAAATTCACCACGTTAAGCGGACATATTGCGCTGGTGGAGGAGATGAACGCCCTGATCGTAAGCATCGGCAATGAGACCTCGCTGCTGGCGCTGAATGCCTCGATTGAAGCTGCGCGGGCTGGAGAAGCGGGACGGGGGTTCGCTGTGGTCGCAGGCCGGATCAGGCAGCTGGCCGATCAGAGCCGGGATTCCGTGGAGCGCTCTACGGCGGTGCTGCGGGATCTCAATCATGGAGTACGGCAGGTGCTGGAGTCGGTCACGAAGGAGCAGACTGCGGTTGCGCATGGCGTGAATGAAGTGGCGAAGGTGAAGCAGCGCCTCGGGGATATCTCGGCCCGGGTGGAGGAAGTTGGGGTCATAGTTAGGGAGTCAGCGGCTGCGGCCGATCGGCAGAGCAGGCTGATTGAAGAGGTGACCGGCGAACTAAGCGGTGCAGTGGGAATTGTTAATGAGACCATAGCAGGCGTAGACCTGACCCTGGAGCAGGTAACCCGCCAGCGGTCACAGATCGGGCAGCTTAATGAGATCAGCGCTAGCCTGCTGCTGGAATCTCAGACCCTGCAGCAGTCGGTGAACGGCATTGCCGGACGCGAAGCCATTGAACTGGGCCAATGTTCGGCGCGGCTTGAGGAAATGCAGACGGTGCTTCAGGAGATAGCAGCCAAGCAGGAGATGTTTGCAGCGGATGCGGACGTCCATGGCAGAGTTCTTACGGCCTGCAAGCATAAGGTGCCGGATGTGCAGGCCATCTGGTCCAACCGGACAGATGGCACCTTTATCTACTCCGAGCCTGCAGCCGGGCTGCTGAATGCGAAACGCCGTGATTGGTGGAACGGGGCGATGGCGGAAGGGCAATACGTCTCGCAGCCGTATGTCTCGGCCATAACGAAGCGTTCCTGCATCACACTCTCCAGAGCAATTACGAATGGCGACGGGGAGATTGTGGGTGTGGTGGGGATTGATCTGGCAGTCTAG
- a CDS encoding LytS/YhcK type 5TM receptor domain-containing protein: protein MCLFVLSRVPRFKEIFAKGVHAPQELAIVTVIFSLFAIFGTYSGINVEGSLVNVRIIAIIAGGILFGPWVGLITGILSGVHRFLIDIGGVTSLPCLITSITAGVVSGIIYRRTSPERRWIAAIAAGMACEALTMALILVMADPHSLGVDIVSKIAFPMIVGQICAGLIVTLVQSVEGEKERIAAKQSKLALDIANKTLPYFRSINPESLRTICGIIQEDIGADAVAITDTRVILAYVGVGEEYYAEANEIISEETKQTLSSGEITIRDDDTEYMNRDIRSLIIIPLKEKGEVTGSLKIYYTHAHKITYSLQAMAVGLSQIISTLMEVSRVEGIKEMANKAELKALQTSINPHFLFNALNAIISSIRIDPDKARELIVNLSGYMRYNLELTDESIDIRRELQQVQHYVEIEKARFGSRLSVLYDIDEVAVRIPSLVIQPLVENAIIHGILKGKGNGTVDISVKDHGDSVRVRIADTGAGISEETIAKVYSGSMEGHKIGLNNVHQRIKLIYGTGLIIRRLAKGTEIYFDVIKEQR from the coding sequence ATGTGTCTGTTCGTTCTGAGCCGGGTGCCGCGGTTCAAGGAGATTTTTGCCAAAGGGGTTCATGCCCCTCAGGAGCTGGCGATTGTCACGGTCATCTTCAGCCTGTTCGCCATCTTCGGAACCTACAGCGGGATTAATGTGGAAGGGTCTCTGGTCAATGTGCGGATTATCGCCATTATCGCGGGGGGGATTCTGTTCGGCCCTTGGGTCGGGCTGATTACCGGGATCCTCTCGGGCGTACACCGCTTCCTGATCGATATCGGCGGGGTGACCTCGCTCCCGTGTCTGATTACCAGCATTACAGCGGGCGTGGTATCCGGGATCATCTACCGGCGCACCTCCCCTGAACGCCGCTGGATCGCTGCCATTGCTGCCGGGATGGCCTGCGAGGCACTGACGATGGCACTGATTCTGGTGATGGCTGATCCCCACTCGCTGGGGGTGGACATCGTGTCCAAGATTGCTTTTCCGATGATAGTGGGGCAGATCTGTGCCGGGCTGATTGTTACGCTTGTGCAGAGTGTAGAAGGGGAGAAAGAGCGGATTGCCGCGAAGCAGTCCAAGCTGGCGCTGGATATTGCCAATAAGACGCTTCCATATTTCCGCAGTATTAATCCCGAGTCGCTGCGTACCATCTGCGGAATCATCCAGGAGGATATCGGGGCGGATGCGGTGGCAATTACCGATACCAGAGTCATTCTGGCCTACGTGGGTGTCGGGGAAGAATATTATGCCGAGGCTAATGAGATCATCAGTGAGGAGACGAAGCAGACGCTGAGCAGCGGGGAGATTACCATCCGTGACGACGATACCGAGTACATGAACCGGGACATCCGCTCGCTGATCATTATTCCGCTGAAGGAGAAGGGGGAGGTGACGGGGTCACTCAAGATCTACTATACCCACGCGCATAAAATCACCTATTCCCTCCAGGCTATGGCGGTAGGGCTGTCACAGATCATCTCCACACTGATGGAGGTCTCACGGGTTGAGGGGATCAAGGAGATGGCCAATAAGGCCGAGCTGAAGGCACTGCAGACCAGCATCAACCCCCATTTTCTATTCAATGCGCTGAATGCGATTATCTCCTCGATCCGCATCGACCCGGACAAGGCGCGCGAGCTGATCGTCAACCTGTCGGGGTATATGCGGTATAATCTGGAGCTGACCGATGAGTCCATAGATATCCGGCGCGAGCTGCAGCAGGTGCAGCATTATGTGGAGATTGAGAAGGCCCGTTTCGGCAGCCGCCTGAGCGTTCTGTACGATATAGATGAGGTAGCGGTACGCATTCCGAGTCTGGTCATTCAGCCGCTGGTGGAGAATGCGATTATCCACGGGATTTTGAAGGGGAAAGGGAACGGAACGGTAGACATCTCGGTCAAGGATCACGGAGACAGCGTAAGGGTGCGAATTGCCGATACCGGAGCGGGGATCAGTGAAGAGACGATTGCAAAAGTCTACAGCGGAAGCATGGAAGGCCACAAAATCGGCCTCAACAACGTGCACCAGCGCATCAAGCTGATTTATGGTACAGGTCTGATCATCCGGCGGCTGGCTAAGGGGACGGAAATCTATTTTGATGTGATAAAGGAGCAGCGATGA
- a CDS encoding NAD(P)/FAD-dependent oxidoreductase, with product MSNYDVIVVGAGPAGIFACYELTLKAPELKVLLVDKGHDIYRRNCPILEEKIKLCPPASGRKEFAGCLPACSITAGFGGAGAYSDGKFNITTEFGGWMTDYLPPSKVMELIEYVDGINLEHGATPVITDPTTESIRDIEQRGYAAGLKLLRAQVRHLGTEQNLEILKSIYEYLRTRIDMLYKTEVEDIVTVKENGTHRITGITLKNGESHEAGLVMIAPGRDGSAWLTEVLKKRRLKMYNNQVDVGVRVETSDVVMREINEHLYEGKFIFNTSVGTRVRTFCSNPSGHVVVENHSGAMAANGHSYKDPALGSKNTNFALLVSHTFTEPFDKPNEYAREICKRANDLSGGGVIVQKYGDILRGRRSTETRIKEGFLEPTLKEAVPGDLGLVLPYITMKSLIEMVEALEKVTPGIASEHTLFYGVEAKFYSARPKLTDEFETEISGLYCGGDGAGITRGLAQAGAAGVWIARGMMAKNAQEVSVQPAEV from the coding sequence ATGAGTAATTATGATGTAATTGTTGTTGGAGCCGGTCCGGCTGGAATATTCGCCTGTTATGAATTAACGCTGAAGGCCCCTGAGCTGAAGGTGCTGCTGGTGGACAAGGGACATGATATCTACCGCCGCAACTGCCCGATCCTGGAGGAGAAAATCAAGCTCTGTCCGCCCGCCTCCGGCCGCAAGGAATTCGCCGGTTGTCTGCCGGCCTGCTCCATTACTGCGGGCTTCGGCGGTGCTGGCGCGTACAGTGACGGCAAATTTAACATTACGACCGAATTCGGCGGCTGGATGACCGATTATCTGCCTCCTTCCAAGGTGATGGAGCTGATTGAATATGTAGATGGAATCAACCTGGAGCACGGGGCAACCCCGGTCATTACCGATCCGACCACGGAGAGCATACGCGATATCGAACAGCGGGGCTATGCCGCCGGGCTGAAGCTGCTGCGGGCGCAGGTCCGCCACCTCGGAACTGAGCAGAACCTGGAGATTCTGAAATCGATCTATGAATATCTGCGGACACGCATTGATATGTTATACAAGACAGAAGTAGAAGATATCGTTACCGTCAAAGAGAACGGAACGCACCGCATTACAGGCATTACGCTGAAGAACGGGGAGAGTCATGAAGCGGGTCTGGTGATGATTGCTCCGGGACGGGACGGCTCGGCCTGGCTGACGGAGGTGCTGAAGAAGCGCAGGCTCAAAATGTACAATAACCAGGTCGATGTCGGAGTACGTGTAGAGACCTCGGATGTGGTGATGCGGGAGATCAATGAGCATCTGTACGAGGGCAAATTCATCTTCAATACCTCCGTAGGTACACGCGTCCGCACCTTCTGCAGCAATCCCTCGGGGCATGTGGTCGTGGAGAATCACAGCGGCGCGATGGCTGCGAACGGGCACTCCTATAAGGACCCTGCGCTGGGCTCGAAGAATACCAACTTTGCACTACTGGTCTCCCATACCTTCACCGAGCCGTTCGACAAGCCGAACGAATATGCCCGGGAGATCTGCAAACGGGCGAATGATCTGTCCGGCGGCGGGGTCATCGTGCAGAAATACGGGGATATCCTGCGGGGCCGCCGGTCTACGGAGACCCGGATCAAGGAAGGGTTCCTGGAACCCACGCTGAAGGAAGCGGTGCCCGGCGATCTGGGTCTGGTGCTGCCGTACATCACGATGAAGAGCCTGATTGAAATGGTTGAGGCCTTGGAAAAGGTAACCCCGGGTATCGCGTCTGAGCATACGCTGTTCTATGGCGTAGAAGCCAAATTCTATTCTGCCCGTCCGAAGCTGACGGATGAGTTCGAGACCGAAATCTCCGGCCTCTACTGCGGCGGCGACGGGGCAGGCATTACCCGCGGACTGGCCCAGGCCGGAGCGGCTGGCGTCTGGATTGCCCGCGGCATGATGGCGAAGAATGCCCAAGAGGTTAGCGTACAACCCGCAGAAGTATAA
- a CDS encoding YuzF family protein — protein sequence MYPMHQQMPQAIMVYPIDPYVVETLMSVKGKQVVLETTRGGISGCVMDVKPDHVVLDTRGRKFFVRICEIVWIMPE from the coding sequence ATGTATCCTATGCATCAACAGATGCCGCAAGCAATCATGGTCTATCCGATTGATCCCTATGTCGTTGAAACCTTAATGTCCGTAAAGGGTAAACAGGTAGTGCTCGAAACCACACGAGGCGGGATTAGCGGATGTGTGATGGATGTTAAACCCGACCACGTTGTACTGGATACCAGAGGCAGAAAATTCTTTGTACGCATCTGCGAAATCGTTTGGATCATGCCGGAATAA